Part of the bacterium genome is shown below.
CAACAGCTGCCGCGTGGCCAGCGAGTCGCCGACGTTCTCCGGCGTGAAGGGCCGGCCCTTGTGGCCGAGCACCCGGGCTCCCTTGTCGAGGCAGCGCGCCGCGAGCGGGATGTCGCCGGTGACGACGATGTCGTCCTTTTCAGCCAGTTCGACGATGCGGTCGTCGGCCTCGTCGCGGCCCTGCTCCACCACCACGAGCTTCACCTTGCCGCCGGTCGGGTAGCGCATGTAGCTGTTGGCCACCAGGGTGACCGGCAGGTCGTCGCGCTGGGCGACCTTGTAGATCTCGTCCTTC
Proteins encoded:
- a CDS encoding YaiI/YqxD family protein codes for the protein KDEIYKVAQRDDLPVTLVANSYMRYPTGGKVKLVVVEQGRDEADDRIVELAEKDDIVVTGDIPLAARCLDKGARVLGHKGRPFTPENVGDSLATRQLLSQLRDQGLVGGGPPPFSPKDRSLFLQQLDQMVQAIRRG